The Phaenicophaeus curvirostris isolate KB17595 unplaced genomic scaffold, BPBGC_Pcur_1.0 scaffold_405, whole genome shotgun sequence genome has a segment encoding these proteins:
- the NAA10 gene encoding N-alpha-acetyltransferase 10 codes for MNIRNARPEDLMNMQHCNLLCLPENYQMKYYFYHGLSWPQLSYIAEDENGKIVGYVLAKMEEDPDDVPHGHITSLAVKRSHRRLGLAQKLMDQASRAMIENFNAKYVSLHVRKSNRAALHLYSNTLNFQISEVEPKYYADGEDAYAMKRDLTQMADELRKQVEQKERGRPPAPAEPPRSADGVCGSGGVPQNPPAPPAEDGGGDSKDLSEVSETTESTDVKDSSEASDSAS; via the exons ATGAACATCAGGAACGCGCGG CCGGAGGATCTGATGAACATGCAGCACTGCAACCTGCTCTGCCTGCCCGAGAACTACCAGATGAAATATTACTTCTACCACGGCCTCTCCTGGCCACAG ctttcctacaTCGCCGAGGACGAGAACGGGAAGATCGTGGGTTACGTCCTGGCTAAGAT GGAGGAGGATCCCGATGACGTTCCTCACGGACACATCACGTCCCTG GCAGTGAAGCGCTCGCACCGGCGCCTGGGGCTGGCGCAGAAGCTGATGGACCAGGCCTCGCGTGCCATGATCGAGAATTTCAATGCCAAATACGTCTCCCTCCACGTCCGCAAGAG CAACCGGGCAGCTCTGCACCTCTACTCCAACACCCTCAACTTCCA GATCAGCGAGGTGGAACCCAAATACTACGCTGACGGCGAGGACGCTTACGCCATGAAGCGCGACCTCACTCAAATGGCTGACGAG ctcaggaagCAGGTGGAGCAGAAGGAGCGTGGCCGCCCCCCGGCTCCCGCCGAGCCCCCCCGAAGCGCCGACGGGGTTTGCGGAAGCGGGGGGgtcccccaaaatccccccgcgccccccgccgaAGACGGAGGGGGAGACAGCAAAGATCTCAGCGAGGTGAGCGAGACCACCGAGAGCACCGACGTCAAAGACAGCTCCGAGGCCTCCGACTCCGCTTCCTAG